A single genomic interval of uncultured Sphaerochaeta sp. harbors:
- a CDS encoding AI-2E family transporter yields MMDKKTFRSIVHLLILAAVLALVVVYFSTVQAGLKKFWTMLMPLLLGIVFAYLVDIPAKWMEKRVFGKLKSPLAARVIAVFISLIFFLVLITGVLILLLPQLGLAVRQFSTNLPVLYQDSVSSLEQFMHTRPELEQGFSIIEGYINTFVENLKSSSPKIADYALSLLGGAINGVVNAAIALVFSIYLLFGKRRLLSQLTYLMERFIPEKYCRKIVHVKVIANRTFGKFFTGQFVEAIILGSLCTLGMLLFRFPYALTVGSVVGMTAIIPLVGAYLGGAIGFVLLFNQGYQTALLFVLFLVILQQLEGNIIYPRVVGTSVGLPGVWVFTAVILGGALFGIPGILFGVPFVATIYQLLKAEKDQEISDT; encoded by the coding sequence ATGATGGACAAGAAAACCTTTCGCAGTATTGTGCACCTTCTCATTCTCGCGGCAGTTCTTGCACTTGTGGTAGTGTATTTCTCTACAGTACAGGCTGGGCTTAAGAAATTCTGGACAATGTTGATGCCGCTTCTCCTTGGTATTGTGTTTGCTTATCTTGTTGACATACCTGCCAAGTGGATGGAAAAACGAGTTTTTGGGAAGCTGAAGAGTCCTCTTGCTGCTCGGGTTATTGCAGTGTTCATTTCCCTTATTTTTTTCTTGGTGTTGATTACTGGTGTATTAATACTGTTATTGCCGCAGTTGGGATTGGCCGTCAGGCAGTTCAGTACCAACCTACCGGTTCTCTACCAGGATTCTGTATCCTCACTGGAACAGTTCATGCATACCCGCCCTGAGTTGGAACAGGGATTCTCCATCATTGAGGGGTATATAAATACCTTCGTAGAAAATCTGAAATCTTCATCTCCCAAGATTGCAGATTATGCACTCTCACTTCTGGGGGGAGCGATCAATGGTGTGGTGAACGCTGCAATTGCGCTGGTTTTCAGTATTTACCTGCTTTTTGGCAAACGTAGGTTGTTGTCCCAGCTTACATATCTGATGGAACGATTCATACCTGAGAAGTACTGCCGGAAAATTGTACATGTGAAAGTGATTGCCAACAGAACGTTCGGCAAGTTTTTTACGGGACAGTTCGTGGAAGCAATCATCTTGGGTTCTCTCTGTACACTGGGAATGTTGCTCTTCCGCTTCCCCTATGCCCTGACCGTTGGATCGGTAGTGGGTATGACCGCCATAATTCCACTGGTTGGTGCGTATCTTGGCGGGGCGATCGGATTCGTTCTGCTCTTCAACCAAGGGTATCAGACGGCTCTCTTGTTTGTGCTGTTTCTGGTTATCCTCCAACAGCTGGAAGGAAATATCATTTATCCTAGGGTGGTTGGTACCTCTGTTGGACTACCGGGAGTATGGGTATTTACTGCCGTCATTCTTGGGGGTGCCCTATTCGGTATCCCCGGCATCCTGTTTGGGGTCCCTTTTGTGGCAACTATCTATCAGTTGCTGAAAGCAGAGAAGGACCAAGAGATATCTGATACGTGA
- a CDS encoding transaldolase family protein → MNYLEWLSRETDSIWWHDSANIEEQERAFSYGAVGMTTNPFLVNQTLQAYPEVWKERVQSLAKNKKGDEKVLALIKAVTGHYAELFTSIHENGEFGHGYVCAQTSPLKTGDYSYMLAQAKQYAAWYKNVVIKLPATKAGIKAYEECVALGFNVAATVSFTVPQVLKVAEAAKRGKERARRAGIKEPLTIAVLMVGRLDDYLRDVAQDQESIVSESDIRQAGTACIKKAYKLFAERGYDTVLMPAGCRGAYHVTALSGAKMIMSISKGIQDELLSEDGPFETQIDKPVEQNVIDRLMSLDEFRKAYDVDGMKEEQFITFGSCNRTTDQFINDGWKPLLSYEV, encoded by the coding sequence ATGAATTATCTAGAATGGCTTTCCAGAGAGACAGACTCAATATGGTGGCATGACTCTGCCAATATTGAAGAACAAGAGCGAGCATTTTCTTATGGAGCGGTAGGGATGACCACCAATCCTTTTCTCGTAAACCAGACACTTCAGGCGTATCCAGAGGTGTGGAAGGAACGCGTACAGTCTCTTGCCAAGAATAAGAAGGGTGATGAAAAAGTACTCGCCTTGATTAAAGCGGTCACTGGCCACTATGCAGAACTGTTTACTTCCATACATGAGAACGGGGAATTCGGACATGGATATGTCTGTGCACAGACCAGCCCCCTGAAAACCGGGGACTATTCTTACATGCTTGCTCAAGCAAAGCAATATGCAGCTTGGTATAAGAATGTAGTCATCAAACTCCCTGCCACAAAGGCAGGTATCAAGGCATATGAAGAGTGTGTCGCCCTCGGTTTCAATGTTGCTGCAACAGTGAGTTTCACCGTTCCACAGGTACTCAAGGTAGCCGAGGCTGCAAAACGGGGAAAGGAACGTGCCAGACGGGCAGGGATCAAGGAACCCCTGACCATTGCGGTCTTGATGGTCGGCCGTCTGGATGATTACCTGAGGGATGTTGCCCAGGATCAAGAGTCTATAGTCAGTGAATCAGATATCAGGCAAGCAGGTACAGCCTGTATCAAAAAAGCATACAAACTTTTTGCAGAGAGGGGCTATGATACCGTTCTTATGCCTGCTGGTTGTCGTGGGGCATACCATGTAACGGCCCTCTCAGGGGCAAAGATGATCATGTCCATCTCCAAAGGAATTCAGGATGAATTGCTTAGTGAGGATGGTCCATTTGAAACACAGATTGACAAGCCTGTTGAGCAGAATGTCATCGACCGATTGATGAGTCTCGATGAGTTCCGCAAGGCGTATGACGTGGACGGAATGAAAGAGGAGCAGTTCATCACCTTCGGAAGCTGCAATCGGACCACCGACCAGTTCATCAACGATGGATGGAAGCCGTTGCTCTCCTATGAGGTATAG
- a CDS encoding asparaginase domain-containing protein: protein MAQDVRIITTGGTFDKQYDAISGELTFRESQLPRILNQARCTLSIHLEGPLAIDSLYMTDGQREEIAQTCVHSPEEKIVVVHGTDTMCRTATVIAEALKKDTTKTVVMTGAMIPYSLENSDAVFNLGCALTAVQLLPHGVYITMSGRVFPHDNCRKNKDKGVFEAIS, encoded by the coding sequence ATGGCACAGGATGTTCGGATCATCACCACAGGTGGAACGTTCGATAAACAGTACGATGCGATCAGCGGCGAATTAACGTTCAGGGAGTCACAACTACCAAGAATACTGAATCAGGCTCGTTGCACATTAAGTATTCACTTGGAAGGGCCATTGGCCATTGACAGCCTCTACATGACCGATGGACAGAGGGAAGAGATAGCCCAAACCTGTGTACATAGCCCTGAAGAGAAAATCGTAGTCGTTCATGGCACTGACACCATGTGCAGAACAGCAACAGTAATTGCTGAAGCCCTGAAAAAAGACACAACCAAAACCGTGGTCATGACGGGGGCAATGATTCCCTACTCTCTGGAGAATTCTGACGCAGTATTCAATCTAGGCTGCGCTCTTACCGCTGTCCAGCTCCTTCCACACGGGGTATACATTACCATGAGTGGAAGGGTTTTTCCGCATGACAACTGCAGAAAAAACAAGGACAAAGGGGTGTTCGAGGCTATCTCCTAG
- a CDS encoding ThuA domain-containing protein: MSDTRKALLLVGGWDGHEPELIAERFATYLEEEGFEVRKERDLAILQDREYLFSLDLFVPVWTMGTFESKQTGILADAIASGVGVAGCHGGMCDAFRTNVLWQFIMGGNWVAHPGSDGVSYEVNIKQSSSPLVANIKDFSLSSEQYYLHVDPAVEVLATTKFPTVDWYHSTNGVVQMPVVWTKKWGHGRVYYNSLGHHNDIFDIPEAWELMKRGLLWAADGKRIAKEQKLDIEMFTSDRKMF, from the coding sequence ATGTCGGATACCAGAAAAGCATTGTTACTTGTTGGTGGTTGGGATGGTCATGAGCCCGAATTGATTGCTGAGCGATTTGCTACCTATCTGGAAGAAGAGGGCTTTGAGGTTCGTAAGGAACGTGATCTTGCGATTCTTCAGGATAGAGAGTACCTATTCAGTCTGGATCTCTTTGTTCCGGTATGGACCATGGGGACGTTCGAGAGCAAACAGACGGGAATTCTTGCAGACGCCATAGCCAGTGGAGTAGGCGTTGCAGGGTGCCATGGTGGCATGTGTGATGCCTTCAGGACCAACGTGCTCTGGCAGTTCATCATGGGAGGCAACTGGGTTGCTCATCCTGGTTCTGACGGAGTTTCCTATGAAGTGAATATTAAGCAAAGCTCCAGCCCGTTGGTAGCTAATATCAAGGACTTCTCTCTCTCCAGTGAACAATATTACCTCCATGTAGATCCGGCTGTGGAAGTACTGGCAACTACAAAGTTTCCCACTGTTGACTGGTATCACTCAACCAATGGAGTTGTACAGATGCCGGTGGTTTGGACCAAGAAATGGGGGCATGGAAGAGTCTATTACAACTCGCTTGGGCATCACAACGATATCTTTGACATTCCTGAGGCATGGGAGTTGATGAAGAGAGGACTGCTCTGGGCTGCGGATGGAAAAAGGATTGCCAAAGAGCAGAAACTGGACATAGAGATGTTCACAAGTGATAGGAAGATGTTCTGA
- a CDS encoding Gfo/Idh/MocA family oxidoreductase: MKKLQVAIIGLGKISGIYLENLSGMFKKQVELVGVLDLIQERTKEVSETYQVKPYASIDELLGDPSVELVLNLTTPQSHFALCKQVLEAGKHVYVEKPLSLTAKEASALVQLAQEKHLVLGGAPDTFLGSGIQTCRKLIDDGWIGRPVAASAFMMNHGHESWHPDPEFYYQAGGGPLFDMGPYYITALINLLGPVQSVAGYAQKSFPQRVITSEPKQGKAIDVEVDTHIAGLLQFVSGCVATLVTSFDVWKHSMPRIEIYGTKGSLRVPDPNTFGGPISYCRMGEKEWTDIPLLFDYPENSRGLGIADIAEAIERGSEHRASGDLTRHVVDVMESILKASHEHAQVKLSSTCEQPSPRR, translated from the coding sequence ATGAAAAAACTACAGGTAGCAATCATCGGACTAGGAAAAATTAGTGGCATTTATCTTGAGAATTTGAGTGGCATGTTCAAGAAACAAGTGGAGTTGGTTGGTGTGTTGGACTTGATCCAAGAACGCACCAAGGAGGTTTCTGAGACATACCAAGTAAAACCGTATGCATCTATTGATGAACTGCTAGGTGATCCCTCAGTGGAATTGGTGCTCAACCTCACGACGCCACAGAGCCATTTTGCTCTCTGCAAGCAAGTACTGGAAGCCGGAAAGCATGTCTATGTGGAGAAGCCACTTTCTCTTACTGCAAAGGAAGCCTCTGCCTTGGTACAGCTAGCCCAGGAAAAACACTTGGTGCTTGGTGGTGCCCCTGATACTTTCCTCGGATCCGGAATCCAAACTTGTCGGAAGCTTATAGATGATGGCTGGATCGGACGACCGGTGGCTGCCTCAGCATTCATGATGAATCATGGGCATGAAAGTTGGCACCCAGACCCAGAATTCTATTACCAGGCCGGTGGTGGTCCTCTCTTTGATATGGGACCGTACTATATCACCGCCCTCATCAATCTGCTCGGTCCTGTCCAATCAGTTGCAGGATATGCACAGAAAAGCTTTCCTCAGCGGGTTATTACTAGTGAGCCAAAGCAGGGAAAAGCCATTGATGTAGAGGTGGATACACATATCGCAGGTTTGCTGCAATTTGTTTCTGGATGCGTTGCCACCTTGGTGACCAGCTTTGATGTGTGGAAGCACAGTATGCCGAGGATTGAAATCTACGGAACCAAAGGCTCTCTCCGTGTCCCCGATCCCAATACCTTCGGGGGCCCAATCTCCTACTGTAGGATGGGTGAGAAAGAGTGGACGGATATACCACTGCTCTTTGACTACCCTGAGAACTCTCGCGGTCTTGGTATTGCCGATATCGCTGAGGCAATTGAGCGTGGCAGTGAACATCGAGCCAGTGGGGATTTGACTCGGCATGTTGTTGATGTCATGGAGAGTATCCTGAAAGCATCTCATGAACATGCACAGGTTAAGCTCTCATCAACATGTGAGCAGCCTTCTCCTAGGAGATAG
- a CDS encoding glucose 1-dehydrogenase gives MQRNPFDLTGKNALVTGSSQGLGWGMAKGLAEAGAFVILVDINPKVVEKAEKLREHGMQAEAVICDLLDRSKRAELKQTVEKRLEGKLDIIVNNAGIQIRHPALEFPMEDWDKVIELNLTSVFDLAQWAGNLMVKLGKGKIINIASVNSIAAGINTVAYCSAKGAVMQMTKTMANELSSLGINVNCIAPGYMATPINTALVNDEARFAELSQRIPAKRWGQPEDMAGAAVYLASDASDYVCGIMLPVDGGYLSR, from the coding sequence ATGCAGAGAAATCCGTTTGATCTAACAGGAAAGAACGCACTTGTCACTGGCTCATCCCAAGGATTGGGATGGGGAATGGCAAAAGGCCTTGCTGAGGCTGGGGCCTTTGTCATATTGGTGGATATCAACCCAAAGGTAGTGGAAAAAGCTGAGAAACTGAGAGAGCACGGGATGCAAGCAGAAGCTGTTATCTGTGACTTGCTTGACCGATCTAAGCGTGCTGAGCTGAAGCAAACAGTTGAGAAAAGGCTGGAAGGGAAGCTGGATATCATTGTCAACAATGCTGGTATCCAGATACGCCATCCTGCCCTTGAGTTCCCCATGGAAGATTGGGACAAGGTAATTGAACTTAATCTGACCAGTGTCTTTGACTTGGCCCAGTGGGCAGGAAACCTGATGGTGAAATTGGGGAAGGGCAAGATCATTAATATTGCTTCGGTAAACTCAATCGCTGCGGGGATCAACACCGTTGCGTATTGTTCAGCAAAGGGAGCAGTAATGCAGATGACCAAGACGATGGCCAACGAGCTTTCTTCCTTGGGTATTAATGTAAACTGCATAGCCCCAGGGTATATGGCAACCCCAATCAATACCGCCCTCGTGAATGATGAAGCGCGGTTTGCTGAGCTGAGTCAGCGTATTCCAGCCAAGCGCTGGGGACAGCCAGAGGATATGGCAGGAGCGGCTGTGTATCTTGCCAGCGACGCCTCAGACTATGTGTGTGGCATCATGCTTCCTGTCGATGGTGGATATCTGAGTAGATAG